A genomic segment from Glycine max cultivar Williams 82 chromosome 1, Glycine_max_v4.0, whole genome shotgun sequence encodes:
- the LOC100170721 gene encoding protein FEZ: MMEERNNDAEKLDEVMLPGFRFHPTDEELVGFYLKRKIQQRPLTIELIKQLDIYKFDPWDLPKLATTGEKEWYFYCPRDRKYRNSARPNRVTGAGFWKATGTDRPIYSSEGSKCIGLKKSLVFYKGRAAKGVKTDWMMHEFRLPSLTDSLSPKYIDKTIPANESWAICRIFKKINATAQRTLSQSWASSLPPDTRTSDHHIQTKDQDSTTQFCSDNMPMTNKTTLTSQFCNNNYNDSQPLPTNSSSSPLCPLDVASYKSIINPLLYKAFDHFPISNEDLRTSLLFSPPFETSDANPKSTMVDVSSMLLSLPSSVLGDFNKTTSEDTNTASNFGVLQEHCSGYPIPFLPEMQTTFGNQQQQYCDNINALVKGPNVNVPRVDDQELELETVVQRSIGFPLSATMPLNIVDAWKSNNLLWDTSSFPCDMPSSYYSTTKCYT, from the exons ATGATGGAAGAGAGAAATAATGATGCTGAGAAACTTGATGAAGTTATGCTACCGGGGTTCAGGTTTCATCCAACTGATGAGGAGCTTGTAGGGTTTTACCTCAAGAGAAAGATTCAGCAACGCCCTTTGACTATTGAGCTCATCAAGCAGCTTGATATCTACAAATTTGACCCTTGGGATCTTCCAA AGTTGGCCACCACAGGAGAGAAAGAGTGGTATTTTTACTGTCCAAGGGACAGAAAATACAGAAACAGTGCAAGGCCTAATAGGGTAACTGGAGCTGGGTTCTGGAAAGCAACTGGGACTGATAGGCCTATCTACTCCTCAGAAGGTTCCAAGTGCATTGGCCTGAAGAAATCCCTAGTCTTTTACAAAGGTAGAGCTGCCAAAGGAGTCAAAACTGATTGGATGATGCATGAGTTCAGGCTACCTTCTCTCACTGACTCACTCTCCCCAAAGTACATAGACAAGACCATTCCTGCTAAT GAATCTTGGGCTATCTGCAGGATATTCAAGAAAATCAATGCTACAGCTCAAAGAACTTTATCTCAATCTTGGGCCTCTTCCCTACCTCCTGATACAAGAACCTCTGATCATCATATCCAAACCAAAGATCAAGACAGCACTACTCAGTTTTGTTCAGACAACATGCCAATGACAAATAAAACTACCTTAACCAGCCAGTTCTGTAATAACAATTACAATGATTCACAACCCTTACCCACTAATAGTAGTAGTAGTCCTCTTTGTCCCTTAGATGTTGCCTCATACAAATCCATCATTAACCCATTGCTTTACAAAGCCTTTGATCATTTTCCCATTTCTAATGAAGACCTTAGAACTAGCTTGCTATTCTCACCCCCCTTTGAAACATCAGATGCTAATCCCAAATCTACAATGGTCGACGTTTCTTCCATGTTGTTGAGCTTGCCATCCTCAGTGCTTGGAGATTTTAACAAGACTACTTCAGAAGACACAAATACAGCTTCAAACTTTGGTGTATTGCAAGAGCACTGTAGTGGCTACCCAATACCATTTCTACCTGAGATGCAAACCACATTTGgtaaccaacaacaacaatattgTGATAATATTAATGCATTGGTAAAGGGTCCTAATGTGAATGTGCCTCGTGTTGATGACCAAGAGTTGGAGTTGGAGACAGTAGTACAACGATCCATTGGGTTTCCATTAAGTGCTACTATGCCTTTGAATATTGTCGATGCATGGAAGTCAAATAATCTGCTTTGGGATACTTCCTCTTTTCCTTGTGATATGCCATCTAGTTATTATTCCACAACTAAGTGTTATACTTAg